Proteins from a genomic interval of Toxotes jaculatrix isolate fToxJac2 chromosome 5, fToxJac2.pri, whole genome shotgun sequence:
- the szl gene encoding sizzled has translation MAVFFTVALLAMAYPLLAFDMGQSTRCVAIPNQMKVCKDVGYSEMRLPNFLGHSNLEGEVVPRSEDWRPLLQTGCHPQAQAFLCSLIAPVCLDTFIQPCRSLCVAVRDSCAPVLACQGHPWPEALDCDRFPAEEDMCLSPHAKFSHFAKGLPKPACQNCPSVEDAPAMKTVLDAFCQHDFAVTAKLHRRRIPTGEPEFEVEGRVEFIRQGPLLPYDTQHLLQQWLLINLRCANILVRPGRSQLYVLTGSVQPDGTLALTRVFPWHKKDINIAVATRKWKHHRC, from the exons ATGGCTGTATTCTTCACTGTGGCTCTCCTCGCTATGGCATATCCTCTTCTGGCATTTGACATGGGTCAGTCCACTCGTTGCGTTGCCATCCCCAACCAGATGAAGGTCTGCAAAGATGTAGGATACTCAGAGATGCGACTGCCCAACTTCTTGGGCCACAGCAACCTGGAAGGCGAAGTGGTTCCACGTTCAGAGGACTGGAGGCCGTTGTTGCAGACAGGCTGCCACCCTCAAGCCCAGGCCTTCCTCTGCTCCCTTATTGCCCCCGTCTGCCTTGACAC tTTTATCCAGCCATGCCGTAGTCTTTGTGTGGCAGTGAGGGACAGTTGTGCCCCAGTGCTCGCCTGCCAGGGTCACCCATGGCCTGAGGCCCTTGACTGTGACCGCTTCCCTGCTGAAGAGGACATGTGCCTTTCTCCCCATGCAAAATTTAGTCACTTTGCCAAAG GTTTACCTAAACCTGCTTGCCAAAACTGTCCGTCTGTGGAAGACGCTCCTGCAATGAAAACAGTCTTGGATGCTTTTTGCCAGCATGACTTTG CTGTAACTGCCAAACTTCATCGTCGTCGTATTCCCACGGGAGAGCCAGAATTTGAGGTGGAGGGCAGGGTTGAGTTTATTCGTCAGGGACCTCTGCTGCCCTATGACACCCAGCACCTACTTCAGCAGTGGCTCCTCATCAACCTTAGATGTGCTAATATCCTTGTGCGCCCAGGACGGTCACAGCTTTATGTGCTGACTGGTTCTGTGCAGCCTGATGGCACTCTTGCTCTCACCCGTGTCTTCCCTTGGCACAAAAAAGACATAAACATTGCTGTGGCCACTCGCAAGTGGAAACACCACAGATGTTGA
- the LOC121181994 gene encoding prolactin-like: protein MKAVWFAVLTLLYLELSMKVGTAPICAYGQAGCHVPSLADLFDRVIQQSSRMHGVSSDLHSEFEQYFFPSKNLIGKQRCHTYGILTPDDKENAQRLGREQLTEVILRLLEAWGDPLSQLYRSMSQDQNQDFNHYSSTKALEISDMVHELRDGVAKMTEKMKLLGVLANTVGYISPESLVPSSSFSFYKRGELSSMDHHDLLYCFRRDSNKVKNYLRILKCTTLPELDC from the exons ATGAAAGCAG tttggtttGCTGTCCTTACATTGCTGTACTTGGAGCTTTCCATGAAGGTTGGCACTGCCCCAATCTGTGCCTATGGACAGGCTGGATGCCATGTCCCCTCCCTGGCAGATCTCTTTGACAGGGTCATACAACAGTCTTCAAGAATGCATGGCGTCTCCAGTGATCTGCATTCTGAATTt gagCAATATTTCTTTCCCAGCAAGAACCTCATAGGAAAACAGAGATGCCACACATATGGCATACTAACACCAGATGACAAAGAGAACGCCCAAAGACTAGGT CGAGAACAACTGACAGAGGTGATCCTGAGGCTCCTGGAGGCCTGGGGAGACCCCCTGTCACAGCTTTACCGGAGCATGTCTCAGGATCAGAATCAAGACTTCAATCACTACAGCTCCACCAAGGCACTGGAGATCAGTGATATGGTGCATGAGCTGAGGGATGGAGTGgcaaaaatgactgaaaag atGAAGCTCTTGGGAGTGCTTGCTAACACTGTGGGTTACATCTCTCCTGAGAGTTTGGTCccatcttcttccttttccttttacaAACGAGGAGAGCTCAGCTCCATGGACCATCATGACCTGCTCTACTGCTTCCGCAGAGACTCCAACAAGGTCAAAAATTATCTCCGTATTCTGAAATGCACCACCCTTCCTGAACTGGACTGTTAG